The genomic stretch TACTAGTAGTATCCATCTTCGTCTCACGTTATCGATCTCAGTCTTCGACAAGGGACCTGACAGTTTCTGTCTTCCTCTGCAGTTACGTATGAATCTTGCAACCCAGGCATTCACTCGCAACGCGCGGCGCAGGTCGTGCCTCTCCAGTAGCTGCTCCATGACGTCAGCAGAATCTTTAGTTTGGCTGGTTTTAAGCACTTCCCTGATCACCTTAGCTTCTTCCTCTGTGGCTGCTGACGCGGACGTCACTGGATTGGGGGGCCAATTTTCCTTGTTCGAAAGCCATTCAGGCCCATTCAGCCATAGACTAGTAATTCCTCCTCCTCTACTTGCTAAGTCAGCTGGGTTATCATGTGTTGGTACATGTCTCGATTCGATCTCAGGGCGCCGGTGAATCTTCTCAACTCGGTTGCTCACGAACTGCTTGTACTCTCCGTTGCCGCTAATCTAGTGTAATGCAACTGTGCTGTCTAACCAGGCATAGACTCTTGGGATGGGTAGGTCATTTAACGCGTTCTTTAAATTAATCACCAGGTTTGTCGCCATGTGGGCGGAGATCAATTCCAGGAGAGCACTGTAAGTCCCTGTTTAGCTAGCCGGCCTCTGGCTGCCACCAGACGTTGGGTAGTTCCACTTGATTGTTATATCACAGCGTAAACCGCAACACCTACTCCCTGTGTGCTTGCATCGCCGAAAGCGTGTAGCTCCAAACTTAGCACAGGTTCTCTAAAGTTCATCACAGGGCGTGGCACCGTGACACCAGTCGGTAGGGTCTGTTCCCACTTCTTCACTCTCTCAGTAAGGTTTCTAGTCTCTGAGTTGTGCGTCCCATGGTAGTTTCTGGTTGCAGATGTCTCGGTAAATCAACTTCCCTTGTAACGTGAATGGTGTTGTCAAACCCAGAGGGTCATTGACTTTAGCTAACTTCTTTAGCAGTTCTCTCTTAGTTGCTGGTGTCTCGTCTTGAGGAAAGGTCACAGTCAATGCGTCCAACTGCTTATTCCAAAGCAACCCAAGTACCTTAGATTCACTCGTCTGCGCTCCTAACTGCTGCTTTGCGAATGATAGCTCACTGTCCACATTTTCTCGTCCATGTGCCTCTTCTAATTCGGCAACGTTGGAGTTCCACTTGTGTAGTACAAACTTTGCATCATTAAGAGTGAGTCCATGGGTGCACCAGGCAGGTGTGCTACATGCTATCTCTCAGATTTCAatgaaacttggccagtttaaagggtctaccccaaaactcaaaatgacaaACTGGTTCACAGTTTGGATCTTTATGGTGGGAGATAGCCCACCCAACTagtttaattagattttttaccaataaaagTGCATTAATAACAGGCAAAAGTAGAAAGCTCTCAGGACAACTGCTTTTAACCTTTCACTATGAAGGTTTGTATATATGTTGATACATCCTTGACCAATGCAAGGATGTAAGTTTCAGTCAATTTGATTAACAGATTGTCAATCACCGGCCTTGAATatgggaccacctttttagccATTCAAATACTTGCTGATTTTGAGATCAAATATCTCTCCTTGCCAGAAAGctatgacaataattttgctaTTCCCTGTTTACCAACCCTTTGGTCtataataaacataaaaaacatttctgggCTCTTCCTTTTTTGGGTGTCAGATGCCACTTGAAAACTGCCCCTAAATCAAGCTTATTTCCACTTCACCTGTCCAATAATTCAGCAATTAACGGCCGCTGAAGTTACTAAACCGACACTTTCAAGCCCGTTATACAAGAATAATAATTGAGGAGTTTAATGCATGCTTAAAACGTTCGAGATTTTgcgagaaaattaaaaatttcacacTGATTAGTGATGTATGTCACCAAAATATCGAAGGCAAAATCGTAATGTTTGTGACCTCGTTTTCATTTTCTCGTAAAatcagatatttttcttcacAGAAGTTAAACTATCCATGACTTCTTCATTCAACAAGTGTTATGGTCTCTACTGTGACAAGACCAAgctatttttaatttcctgGGGAGATTTCAAGTCGACATGGTGCGCGGTTGTTGACAAGCTTTGAATCACGCTAGTATAGCGCCAGTCACAAAACATCGTCAACTCgcaaagttaaaaacaacattcAATGATGAGAAATTCTTCCTTATAGCGATAAAGAAATTACGCCTAAAACGTTCGTTAAGTTGAGGCTACAACCTCAGAAAAAGAATAGTGTTAGTTTTACTTACCGTCGTCGATCTACGCAGAAGTATTATGTGTGCTGTGTGACCAGACAATATTTGTTTAGAATCCACTTCTTTGCCTCCCAAAGGCTTTCAGGAGGTCCTGCTTATCTCTATAACAATATTTATCTCCTCctatcttcattttttttttttacaaatacaaGTTTTTCGAAGATCTCTGTCACTCTCGATCAAGTTTATTTACGACCATGTATTACGTGACAGAAAGAAAGAGcctgcaatgttttgatcaGCGAATTTCCCGCGCCTTCCCGGGCAATTtacatatattttaaaaaattttcggCTGTCTAAACAGGAAGagagaatgaataaaaataagcctAAAAGAAATAGCTGCGTTGACCAGAAATCTGCCGAAATCAATTTTACACCCTTCTCTGTTGGAAAGCTACGCTTCCTGCACGCTTATTCCAATTGATAAGAACCTGGGAATTCGACCAATAGGAGTCAGAGAGGTTTTGAGACGAATAATTGGCAAGACCATATCCACCTTCTTAAAGGAGGAGATCAAGCTGGCAGCCGGTCCCCTGCAGGTTTGCTTTGGCCAcagtgtagcctgttccaggctccgagatagttgggtccgctgaattgagaaagcacaaacacgaaaataaaacggagggaaactggggagagcaggggcggcggagcctgtaatcatttctttaaacGACCCGTTCCGGTATACCAGCTCCTGATTGGTCAGATTGGTCAGATTTCACAGATTATATCAACACTCTCAAAGCGGGTCGTTCCTGTCACTCAGAGAGATGGCGTGCGGCGTCCACGCGCATGAAATAGAGGAATCCACGATAACTTCTCTGTTGGACGAATGTTTTCTACGAGATTTCTTGCACATAGGAGCGCTGAGGAAGGAACAAAAGACCTGCCTTGTGAACTTGGCGCGTGGAAAAGATGTTTTTGTGATCTTGCCGACCGGCTTCGGTCTTGCCTGAtaacaaagtggcaataacaaaacagtcgcAAGGAGTTATCTACGTGCTCCAGTCcagtagcttcagtttaagctgcaatccattctttGAAATTTAGATCTGTGAGTCACCATCCGTGAGAATTTCACATCCTGAAAGAACACTAACCAGCTGCGCCCAGCGGGACAAAACTCATTGTAGGAGACCATCACATTCCCGGACAAAAGAAAACCGCTATCAGTTATTTAGATAgggactttggagaaaattaaacaacctaaaaaccttatttagccgcaatgaGAACTTTACGTTTCAAAacaggtcaaagaaaatgctcttgcatcaggaGGCAGATCAtcaatcctgccgaccagaaacaataacctcAGATAATCAATATGCGCGTCGCGACCGCTCAGCACGTAACAGGCGGCAAAAATCACGTAGTTTGCCCAGTCAAAATGTAGAcccctccagagcataatctacctgTAAGAGAAAATATTCACTGGAACAAGTAGCATTTTGGCAcaaggtaaaagtcgtgtgttgcctaccgacACGCTTTTTACACTCCAGATTGCTCTGACTCGCTTATTATAAGGGATAAGCGCCGCGCGAAATAATCTCGCGAGAAATTTGAGAAAGATTCCGACTCATTGACATTTCAACAGTTTGACAGCCGAAATCGTATTATCTCAAAGTGCCAAAAGTGGGCGGAAGAGGGTCGTAGAATAAATGATTACAGGCTCTCTGtcccttcctttttcctttttcccgccccgccaacttttcgcgtgcctttttctttcgcatcttccctactatctgagagcctggaacaggctagccaCAGTGCGGGTGCCGAGGCCACCATATATATACACGCCATGGCCAAGATTTTTGATGATGATGGTACAGACGGAACCCTGTTGGTTGACTGCAACATCAAAATTACTTGCCCGGAAATGTCCATATCATCAACACGAACAGAAGTTCGTCGAGATTGTTCAGCTGTGGACGGGAAGAGATCTTATCCCAGGAAGGGACAACACAGGGTGACCCTCTAGCGCTAGGTGGTATGCGATCAACACATTCATCTTGATTCAGAGCCTAAGAGCGCTTATACCTGAAGTTAAGCAAGTATGGCTGGCTGATGACTCGGCAGGAGGCGGCCCAACAGAACTGTTATACAACTGGTACAAGCTTTTTTgtcaagaaggaaagaaatgtgGCTACCTAGTAAATGGCTCCAAAAGATAGCTGATAGTAAAGCCCGGGTAGTGAAGACACAAGATCTAGCAGATGAGGCCGAATTGGTGTTTGGAGAGGGTGTAAGAATAACAACGGAAGGTCAACGACACCTAGGAGCAGTCATTGGATGCCAGGAGTACAAAGACCAATAATGTATTGGAAAAGTTCAGGGATGGAGGGAAAGCATCGAGTTGCTGGCTGAGATCGTAAAGAGTCAACCCCATGCCGCCTACGCAAAGGGCTACAAAtccaaatttgcatattttatgcGTAAAATTGATTCATTTAAAGACTAGGTGGAACCAACTGATGAGGCGATCAACGGTATTTTCCTTCCAGTTCATTTTGGTCAGACGGAACGGCTCCCTGATGAGTTGCAAGAACTATTCACAAGGGGGTCTGGGTATACCAGACCTGAAAGCTGAAGCCTCACAGCAATACGTTGCCTCAACGTTAATAACAGCACCGTGTAGCAGCTAGACTTTCTAAGGGCAACATTGCAGGCCAGAGACAAGGGTGCAAGGGTGGCTCAACTCCGTTGCCCTTGAAGAGCAGGACCTGTGGTGTAAGAAGAAGGGTTTTGTTTCACAAAGACATGATGGCATCCAGAACCTTCTCACATCTCTTCTCAGCAAAGTCTGCAAGGATGTCGAGGTAGAGCCCCACCTCCTACCGATGGACATTGACGTATTCAACCTAAGCTCCGCCAGGCTAGACTGGACATAAAGGCAGTAAGTTTCTGGTCACGAGGAGAAACAGAATTCTTCGATGTATGTTATGCATCTGAACTCAATGTGTAACCAGAACGAATCCAAAGAATCGATCTTTGTGGAGCAAACAGAAGAAAAGGAAGTACCAACAAAGAGTTATGGTCGTGGAAATGGGATCTTTCCTCCTCcaaacccctcccccccccccccccctccctcttgTGGCTTTTGGCACAAACGGAGGAATGGGGAAAAATGCAAACACTTTCTGAGCAACCTAGCGGACAAACTTTCCCGAAACAACGGCGAGTCGTATGCCAGTGCCATATCTTGGCTTAAAACATGCAtatcttttgaaattttaaaatctgtCCACACATGTTTATGAGGGACCAGAACCCCTTTTCACAAGAATGCTGACTTTTTAGAGGATTTTAGTGTTAATGCCAGGGATGAGgacattttaaaattagttttagtatgtttttttttgggtAGTTTTAGTGGACAGTATTTTTATTAGTTGGTTAAAGTTTTTTTAGTAGACCGTGTATTTTATTTAGGATGTCTCTTTAAATGTTatatgttgtttttatcattgtaaTGACAATAAACgcctttttaaacaaataatcGACAATAAATGTCGTGGCTTTTAAAGAGGAAGTAAACACGGCATATTTAGTAACAAAAGATCAGGTGATTCGGTGAGTGGAGGCGAGGCTGGGTGGTGTCTGTATACAGGCTATAGTGTTTCTCCGTTTTGGCCTTagggagacaaaaaaaaaaaaactaaactcCTCAATTATTATTCTTGTATAACGGGCTTGAAAGTGTCGGTTTAGTAACTTCAGCGGCCGTTAATTGCTGAATTATTGGACAGGTGAAGTGGAAATAAGCTTGATTTAGGGGCAGTTTTCAAGTGGCATCTGACGCCCAAAAAGGGAAGAGCcgagaaatgttttttatgtttattataGACCAAAGGGTTGGTAAACAGGGAAtagcaaaattattgtcatagCTTTCTGGCAAGGAGAGATATTTGATCTCAAAATCAGCAAGTATTTGAATggctaaaaaggtggtcccatATTCAAGGCCGGTGATTGACAATCTGTTAATCAAATTGACTGAAACTTACATCCTTGCATTGGTCAAGGATGTATCAACATATATACAAACTTTCATAGTGAAAGGTTAAAAGCAGTTGTCCTGAGAGCTTTCTACTTTTGCCTGTTATTAATGCActtttattggtaaaaaatctaattaaactAGTTGGGTGGGCTATCTCCCATCATAAAGATCCAAACTGTGAACCAGTttgtcattttgagttttggggtagaccctttaaactggccaagtttcatTGAAATCTGAGAGATAGCATGTAGCACACCTGCCTGGTGCACCCATGGACTCACTCTAAAATACCTCAATGGCAGTGCCCTTGCGTTTTCGTGCTTCTTAGGCCGTCTGACCACCATTCAGCAGGTCATCCAGGTATAAACTCTTGCGTAGTGCAGCAAAAACTTCCGGCAATTTGCTCTCCCATGACTGCAGATGCTGTTCGATGACTCCCAATAGAAGGAAAGGCGAGCAAGTCAATCGAATAAAGCACGTGTGAATCTGTGAGTCTCTAAATTAGAGTGTTCGTTCATACGCCGGTGGAAACGAAGTGCGTCACACTCATTTTCCTTGATTCGTATCTGTAAGAAGGCTTTATGGATGTCGCCGAATATCGCTACAAGGTGAAAACGTTGCCGAACCAAGACGTCCTATAGCTTGGTTTGTCGCGGGGGCCCTGGGTATAAACATTCGTTCAAAGATGGAGCGCTCGCGTGAGCTCTGGCTGAGCCGTCGTACACTACTCGTAGTTTAGTCCTCGCAGCTTCTTCGCATATTACAGGTTTGTGAGGAATGTAGAACTCAGTTCCAGTAGGCTCAAGAGGGCAGTCTTCAGTGATCCATTGTTGCTTCTGTTCTCGAATGATTTGATCGTACTCAGCTGTCAAACCATGACGCTCAAGTTTCTTGTTCAGGTTAGTCAGACGGCGAAGACTTCCTTGCTTGTTAGAGGGTAAAggggggtgattttcacgccaTGATAGACCTGTATAGTACCATCCTACTTCGTTTCTTACCAGCTGCTCTTAAACTCGCGTTAGACCGCTAGTTGATCGTGCTCTGAAGAATCTGCTAAACCTAGGACATCCAGACGACAAAGTTCTTCATAATCAGTTTGACTTGTTTGAGTTAAAATCATGCGATTACGGTCGAATTCTTGTCCCGGCGACATTATGAACCACcccagttttgttttctcagctACTGGTTCTCCATCTCTGCCAATGTGCGGTTTTGGTGCGGTTTTGATTCGTGCATGTTCGCCACTCCCTAGTAACACGTGCACGGGAAGTTCTTCCTTTGAGTCTAAATCTTCAATCTTGACTCCTCTTAAATGACTGTAGCTGTCGATTAACTGTTGATAGTGGGGATTATCAACAGTTAACAGTTCTCCTTTGTGAACCTTAGTAAGTTTAACACTCATGCTGAAATCCCCGTCCAATGATTCGACTAGTGTATCGTACATTTCCAGCTTTGTTACTTGGGAACTTATAAGGATATCCACTCGTCTTGTTTTCGTCTCACACGGCTTCTTCTTGAGCAGATCTATTAGCTTCCCTGAAGCGTAAGAACTTCCGGCCCCAGTATCGATTAACTCACGACAACTTATCCCGTCAACTTTGATTGGGATTATCGGCAATGTTCCTTCGTTACTTCCCCTTGCGGTCATCAGGGTATTTTAATCTTTCCTTCCACGTTTGGGTGTAAGGTTGCGGTCGCATATTGACGTGTGATGTCGTTTTTTGCAATGCTGACACGTGGCTTTGCTAAAACATTCCGCGGCCCGATGGTTAGGTGTGGCACAATTAAAGCACAAATTCTTCTATGCTAGTGTTGCTCTCCTTTCTTCGATTTAGTAATCTTTTGACAGTTCGATGGCTTGTGACTCACAACCCCACATTAAACGCATTCTTTGGGATTGAAATCTTTTCCACGCGCTTGGTAGAGTTTGCGTGATCGATCCCACTTCTGATTTCGCCGTTCACCCGAGTCTCTCTCATTTGATTCGTATCGACAGGATTTCTTCTTGTCCACAAACGGATGGCCTCGCTGAGTTTCGCGAAATCCCATTTCTCCCATTCCGGGTCTGTACGCACAAGGTCCCCACGAATCCCAGGTAATTTTTCAAGGGTCATCAAAGTAGCTCCGTTTACTTGCTCTAGCTTGTTTAGCGTTTGTAAAGCTTGCACACAATAGGTTAGTTGCTCGCTGAAATCGCTTATAGCTTTGGGATCTGTGCCCGTCAGGGTAGGGAGTTCCAGTATCTCCTTTGTGTAAGCTTTGATTATTTCCGAGTCCTTGCCGAACTTCTCCTTCAATATGCTCTTCGCGCGGTTATAACCCTCTGCAGTGGAAGTTAAGGCTTCGATCGTCCGGCTAACCTGCGGGGTGACCAACTCTCGTAAGAAAGTGAATTTGGTGATCGGTGCGACACTTGTCTTGTCAATATTCTCCGAAAATTGTCCCCAAAATCGTGGCCAATCCATATGGGAACCATCGAATTTTGTAATCACAAATTTTGGTAGTTTTGCTTGTACACCACAAGAAGATAAACCTTGACCGGCTCCTTCGTTTTGGCTTTTCGTCTTGGCTAGTTGGTCCGCTTTTAGTTGCAGCTTCATCTTATGGATTTCTTCTTCGAATTGCAGCTCTTCCTTCTTCGCGTTTATCTCTGCTTCTTTTTCGCGATCGCATACCCATTTACGTATCCTCCCGATTTCGACGTTCTCTGCGTGTAGTGTAGAGTCTACATCGTCGTTCCAAGTTTGAATTGCATCGCTGTCTACTTTCGATTCAATTTTCGTCGCTTCGACCTCAAGTCTCAAATGATTCACAGTGTCCGAGATTGCCTTTAAAGTTTTTAGATGTCGCTCAATGGCCTCTGAGTTTTGGCCCTCAATGACGACGTTAGTTTTCGTCACGTTGATGTCCAATTGTGTAAGATTGGTTTCCAGATTGCTCTCTACAGTTGTCATTGTTTCCTCCCTCGACGAAAATTCAGGACAAAGTTATACTCAGAACAGATTCAGCAGTTTGACTGTCCAAATGTCTCGTCGGAGGTGCCAGGTTTGGAGATTTGTTCGCCTCCAAGAACGGTGTTCTCCAACAAAAGTGACGATAAAGTAGATTTCCACGTTTTATTCCAATATAAACCACGATCTCTTAGTTTTTCAACAGACACTTTCGCTTCCACTcaggtctctctctctctcaattgtcctttttttctttttaacccgCATCCGATTAGTTACACAAGGATTGAT from Porites lutea chromosome 1, jaPorLute2.1, whole genome shotgun sequence encodes the following:
- the LOC140949358 gene encoding uncharacterized protein, with protein sequence MATNLISGNGEYKQFVSNRVEKIHRRPEIESRHVPTHDNPADLASRGGGITSLWLNGPEWLSNKENWPPNPVTSASAATEEEAKVIREVLKTSQTKDSADVMEQLLERHDLRRALRVNAWVARFIRNCRGRQKLSGPLSKTEIDNVRRRWILLVQQRDKPKSLTTSRHRRHLTCRPMPVVYSNTMGEFKGNTQSICRQKLFLPGR